The window AACAACAGGTCTTCCCCGGCAACGATCCGAAACCCAAGGCTCGCGAGTTCCCGATCCGTCATGTCGGTCGTCCCTCTCCACATCACCGTCGCTGTTTCTCCCGAGAACAGCTTGGACACCGAGTCGATGATCATTTGTTGCCAGTCACGCAACGACGAGTGGATGGCGACACGGTGAATGAAAGCCATACCAAACACGGGATGATCGATCCCTAGTTCCTTCCGATACTCGGCGAATGGAGCGGTTGGCTCAAGTATTGCCGAGCAGACACTGTACCACCCCTGCGAATCCGCATCACAGACTTCCCAGACATTCATCCCCTCGTCCTCGGCCCGCGAGATATCGAGGTAATCAACCGCCAACCGAGCTGCGACCACCTCACCATTCTCACTCTCGCTTGACTGACAGATCACCGAGAGTTCGTGCGGGCGAAGGTAACCGTCCGGATCGACCGGCTTCGGGTAGAAGATTGAACGCAACTCGATTTTCATGAGATCCCTTTCCTGCAAATTGTAAACAGACACCCCATCATTCACGATCAGCCCACTCAGCACCACGCGAGATCGCCGCACTCGCTGGCGTAGCATGGATTCAGTGAATCATTTGGCAGAATACAGAACCCCGTCAAACAAAAGCGTCAACTTAGATTCCGAGGGTAAATGGTAGGCATCGGTCAGCGACTGAAGTAGGCCGGACCAAGGAGCAACGCGACGCCGTTCCGGCAATCCACCACAACGAACCGCTCTGAAATGCCGGAAAAGCGCTCCGCTAGGTCCGGCCTACTTTGGCCAGCACCATCAAGCAACAGCTATCACCAACGCAACCCTCGATCGACTATCATCGTAGCCTTGCTGGGGATCGTCCCGACGTATGGCTGCTCGTTTCGGAAACCTGTGATGACCGTCCCCTCTCCGCATCCGGATTTCGAGAATCTTGATGAGCGGGAAACTGCCGACGAAAACCAAGTGGCCGGTGGCGACTCGGGGTTTTCAGTAGCCGACAAAGACCCTTCACCGTTGTCTTCAATCTCCGCTGAACTCATCACTCATCCACGCTACGAAGTGCTCGAGGCAATCGGGCAAGGTGGAATGGGCAGCGTCTACAAAGCACGACATCGCTTGATGGATCGCCTGGTGGCAATCAAAGTCATCAAACCTGAATTGATTCGAAATGCAAAGGCGATCCAACGTTTCCAACGTGAAGTCAAAGCCGCCGCTCGATTGGTGCATCCCAACATTGTCACAGCCTTCGACGCCGAACAGGTCGGGGAGTTGCACCTATTGGTCATGGAGCATGTTGACGGGATCGATTTGGCCGAACTGGTTAAGCAGCGGGGTCGGCTATCGGTTCCTGTTGCCTGCGAATACATCGCACAGGTTGCCGCTGGTTTGCAGCATGCCTTTGAAAACGGCATGGTACATCGCGATATCAAACCTCCGAACCTGATGATGTCCACCTCTCACGAGAGCTCAGGCAACAATGCCTCCAAATTGTCGGGCGTCACGATCAAGATTCTCGATTTCGGTTTGGCTTCTTTTGCCGTGCCGGATGATTCGGATGAAAACCTTCAAACCGCGAGCCACAGCATCACCGCAATCGGAACGTTCATTGGAACACCGGCTTACGTGGCCCCTGAACAAGCTCAAGATGCACGCCAAGCAGATATTCGTAGCGACATCTATTCGCTTGGAGCCACGCTGCATTTTCTATTGTTTGGTCGACCGCCAAATGCACCGAAGAAGGCGGACGGGCGCGACACCAATCAAGCCAATACAGAATCATCCGAAGGCTTGATCGATGAGGACAAAATCCCGGACAGTTTGCGAGACATTATCGATCGGATGATGTCTCCTGACCCGAAGGATCGCTTTCAAACACCAGACAATGTGATCCAAGCTTTGACGCCGTTCATTGCTGTCGCACGGGTTCCTTTATCGAGGAGCAAGGACAGTGGTCCTACTGCGATCTCGCAACGTTCAGCGAATTGGTGGCGAATAGCAGGCGCTGCTTTGCTGGCATATTGCGTTATTGGATTTCCCCTTCTCATGACCACGTGGCTTTTCGATGCAACGCCGACTGGGGCGTCGGTCTCCAATCCGAGGCAAACCAGCAAGACACCTTCGCCAGCAATACTAGCAACCGATCAACGACAGCGAAGTGTCGACGCAGTAGATCGGTTGGATGTGGTCCGGGACAGCATCATTGGTCAGTGGAAGATCGAGGCGGATCGATTGCTGACGCCAGATTACGAACAAGGGCTTCGCGCCGTGCTGGAACTACCGCTTGAGGTCCCCATTCAATACGATTTGAGACTTGTGGTTACACGTCGTAGTGACGCCAACAAACTCTATGGCGGTTTGAATGTCGCTTTGCCATTCGGTGATTCGAAAGGGATGCTCGCCGTTGGCACCCACCGCGACGTTGGTGGTTGCTTTATCGAACGCATCGACGGAATCACTCGGCATGAATCGCTACCGACTTGGACGGAAGGTTTCTTCTTTGAGCTGAACGAATCTCGTACCGTAGAACTGAGTGTCCGCGAACACGAGATCGTGGTTCTGATCGATGACATCGAAGCGATTCGATGGAGTGGCGATCCGAATCAGATTGAAATGCCACCGGGATGGGAGATCCCCGACCGAAGGTCCATCTTCCTTGGTGCGACCGGCGAATTCGCCATCGACAGAATTCAATTCACGCCGGTTCTTGATTCGCCGTAGAGATTTTCATTCTTCGATGAGAACCTGCCAGAAGTAGGCCGGACCAAGGAGCAACGCGACGCCGTTCCGGCAACACACCACAACGAACCGCTCTGAAATGCCGGAACAGCGCTCCGCTTGGTCCGGCCTACTCCTGCGAGCACCGTCGCACTAGCCCTTCGTGGTTCAGAACAACCAGGTCAACGGGTTCCAATCGATGTATCGCTCGCCTCCGCCAATTCTTTGAATCAATTGCTTCGCGGCGCAGCGGGTCACTCGTGTACCTTGATGCACCATGCGCGAGACACCTGCCTGAGAAGCCCACCAGAACTCCTCGTTTCAAGACGACAGCGATGAACCTCTACAAGACGCTTGTCCGGCCGCTGCTCTTTTCACTCGACGCCGAAACAGCCCATCACTTGGCAGTGGAAGGGTGCCGGTGGATGGGTGTCTTGCCAGGGGTTACCAATGTCATGCAACGGTGTCTGGAGTCTCACGATCCCATGCTGAAGACCGACGTTGCCGGGCTGCAATTCGACAATCCAATCGGACTGGCGGCCGGGTGGGACAAGAATGGACGTGCGTTACGAATGTTGGACGCCTTGGGATTCGGGTTTGTCGAGATCGGTTCCGTCTCGGCGAGAGAGTCGAAAGGGAACCCCAAGCCACGACTGTTTCGGCTACCACAGGACAGCGCCGTGATCGTGAACTATGGCCTGCCCAACGATGGTGCCGAAATCGTTTCCACACGACTGGGTTCGCATCGAGGTCGTCTTCCGCTTGGCGTCAACATTGTCAAAACCAACGACGGTGCAAACGCACCAGCCTGCAGCGATGAGCAGATCCTGAGCGACTACGAATTCAGCACGCGGCAACTTCATCCTCACGCGGATTACCTGATGTTCAATCTCAGCTGCCCGAACGCCCAAGGCGGCAAGAGCTTCTTCTCCGAACCGGCCAATGTCGGACGTTTGCTCGAACGCTTGGCTCCGCTGCCAATTCAATCCCCAGTCTTTCTCAAGATAGCCCCCAACAATGATCCCGGTCATCTGGAGAATTTGCTCACTCAGTGTGAACGCTTTGAGTTTGTACGTGGTTTCTGTTTCAACCTGCCCTCGAAAAAACCGATGCTCTCGATTGCACCGGAACACCTGATCGACAAACCTGGCGCCGTGGCGGGCCGTCCCGTCGCCGCATTGATCAACGATTGCATCTCAGAGTTGTACCGCCGGATGGATCGCGATCGATACATTGTCATCGGAGCCGGAGGTGTCTTCACCGCGCAAGACGCGTACGAAAAAATACGTCTCGGTGCTTCGCTGGTTCAGGTTTACACCTCCATGATCTACGAAGGCCCCAGCGTCGTGAAACATATTTGCACCGGCTTGGCGGATTTACTCAAACGAGATGGATTCCAGCATGTGAGCGAGGCCGTCGGGAGCGCACACAGTTAAACAGCACTCTGCTCGATCACCTATCATCTAGATCTGCGGCGTCGCCACAAATCGCATCACTTGGAGCAACCTTCGAAATGACGAACCAACCCAACCGACCCGCAAACGAACGGGCACATGCGTCCCGCAGAAGATTCATCAAGACGACTTCCGGACTCGTGGCCGCCGGTGCTGCGGTATCGCCAACTCATGGATGGTCCGATGAACCTGCTGATGGTTCCACGCGAGTGCTGATCATCGTCGGCCCCAGCAGCCATCCGCCGGGTACTCACGAAGTCGAGGCCGGAGGTCGGCTGATGAAACACGCTCTCGAACAGATGGAAAATCTGTCTGGGATCCAGGCGGACGTGGTCGAGGGCTGGCCCGATCAGTCGCTTCGCGACGCCGCATCAACGGTTGTTTTCATCGGGGATCTGTTCCCGCCCAACCGCCTTCCCAACCCGCAGCAGAACCTCGCCGACCTGGACGAAATGATGCAGCGTGGCGTGGGCATCGCATGCATTCACTATGCGACGGGCTTGCTAGGCGAGGATGTCACGTCCGATGGCGACCACCCGCTGTTGCGATGGATGGGCGGTTACTTCGCCAACCGATCCTGCCCGCACCACGAATCATTTGCCCGCGTTTTCCCCGAAGCAACCATCACTCCCGCGGAGACCGATCATCCGGTCACACGAGGCTGGAAAGAATTCACCCTTCGTGACGAGCCTTACTTCAACAACTACTTCGGTACGGAAGGAAACCAACTTGCCCCGAAGGCAACCGTGCTGGCGACCTCGATGTTGCCACCGGAAGCTCCCAAAGGAGAAACGGTCGCGTGGTGCATCGAAAGAGAGGACACCGGCCGGGGATTCGGCGTCGTGATGCCGCACTACTACAAAAACTGGCGAGACGAAGACCTGCGACGACTGATCCTCAACGGAATCGTCTGGAGTGCCAAGGTCGAGGTTCCGGCGGAAGGCGTGAAAACCAAGTCGCCAAACTTAGCCGACTTCAACCCGAAATCGGTTTAGAAGAGTCGGCTTTCATCTCGTGAGCAACAAGTCACGATGTTAGCGGTGTGGCGCAAGCCGCCCGGTGAGGAACCGGAGGGCTCGCGTTCTTCCGCTACGTCACTTGTTTTCAGCTCCGTTCTAAGCCGTTTGTGCGTGAAAACCATGTTTGCCACTAGCCTGCGGAACGTTTGATCTTGCAGGGCGCATTCGTTTGCACGGTGTTTGAGTGCTATGCCAGTAGCGTCTTGAAAACCCCGCCCGCGCAGGAGGTCGTGCAGTTTAGTGAGACGGAATTCCTTCGGATTTCCACACGACGCACCTCTCCTGAAACAAAGTTTTGGGAGAGGTCGAGCGACGCCGTTCAGACGTACGCGAGGGTGAGGGCCGAGCATGGGAAACGGCACGAACTGCCCGCCCATTTCAACTTGTCGATTGAGCCGTCATCAATATATCTACGTAAGTAGATTGGGCACTCTTGCCTTTCTATACATCACATCTCGAAACACCAAAGATTAGTGTCCGATCAGAGTGGATTAGTGTTCCGCCAGAGCGGCCAAGGGAACGCTACTCTCCGCTGATCGAACACGAATGGTTCTTGGACAAGGGATGTTTGGCTTCAAAACGCCTGTATTCCCTACGCAAGCGGCTCCCACAAGATGTGGGGTACAAGAAGGCACTCTTGCCCGTCAGAGTGGTGGATGTCAGCCCAGAGCGGCATCACGCTGAGCTTGCAGACGAGCTCGCGTTTTCAAACAACTCGCTTTCGCGATCGTCGACTTCTTCTACTTCACGTTCGCTGTGGAGTGTGGTTTTATCCGAACCTCTTGGACCGCATGCATCTTTCCATCGATGTGAAGCTGAGCTTCCATCCAGCCGGTTCCTTTGGCCAGCCGAACATCCGTCAACTCGACCTGGCTGGGGACGTTGTCCAGTTCCTTGACGATCGTCTTGTCCGTCCAAATGAACTTCACCGTGGCGGCCTGCTTGCGGTGTCGTCGATGCGGAACGATCGAGATATCGAAGCGTTCGATCAGCCCTGGGTTGCTCATTCGCCATCGACCATAGTTGTTGGGTCGCCATCCGGTCTTGTCGCCCCACCAGTCTTGCCAGGTGAACCGGAAGTCTCGTTTCTGTTCCGGATTCAGTTCGGTGGGATACGGCACGCCGTTGTCACGCCGCAGTTGAGTCGTCACATCGTCGAACCAAGCCTCATACTCTCGAACGAACGCTTTCACGATCTCCGGATGCTTGTCGGCCAAGTCCCGCGTTTCGCCAGGATCCTGTTCGATGTTGTAAAGCTCAAAACCGGTTGGTTCGCCTCCATCGCCGACCACTTTCCACGGTCCACGACGCGCCATGCAGTTTTCGTACTTCGGAGGAACATTCGCGCGGTTGTGCTGCATGAATAGGTAACGCTGCTGGAATCCCTGCGTTTCCCCATGCAGCAGACCAAGAATGCTTTTGCCGTCCACTTGCAAATCGGCGGGCAAGCCGATTCCGCAGGCATCTGCCAGCGTCGGAAGCAAGTCGATGTGCATCGCTGGCGTGTCGAACTTCCTCCCGCCCTGCAGAGTTTTGGGCCACTGAATCACAAACGGAGAGCGGATACCGTTTTCATAAACGCTCCCCTTTTTTGCCCGCAATCCGGCAGTGAAGTAGGTCGAGTTCGGACCGTTGTCGCTCATGAATAGGATGATCGTGTTCTCACGCTGGCCCATGTCCTCCACCGCTTCAAGCAGGCGTCCGAAGGCACCGTCGAACTGAGTGATCATCCCGTAGATCGGCGCGACCCATTTTCGCCCATCGGGATCCGCAAGGTTTTGGTTGTCGTAGTCGGCACGAAACTCATCCGCGACATCGAATGGCGAGTGAGGAACGTTGAGCGGCAGGTAGCAGAAGAACGGCTGTTCGCCGGAATCCTTCATGAACTGAATGGATTCATCGATGAAGACATCAGTGCAGTAGCCTTTGGCTTTCTTAAACGAGTCGTTGTACTGCAGCGTCGGATCCCAATACGTGTTGCCGGGGTAGTCGGCAAATTGCCCAATGCCGCCTCCGCCGTGAACGACAACTTTTTGAAAGCCTTGGTCCTCGGCCCGCATGGGGAAGTTTTC of the Rhodopirellula baltica SH 1 genome contains:
- a CDS encoding quinone-dependent dihydroorotate dehydrogenase — its product is MNLYKTLVRPLLFSLDAETAHHLAVEGCRWMGVLPGVTNVMQRCLESHDPMLKTDVAGLQFDNPIGLAAGWDKNGRALRMLDALGFGFVEIGSVSARESKGNPKPRLFRLPQDSAVIVNYGLPNDGAEIVSTRLGSHRGRLPLGVNIVKTNDGANAPACSDEQILSDYEFSTRQLHPHADYLMFNLSCPNAQGGKSFFSEPANVGRLLERLAPLPIQSPVFLKIAPNNDPGHLENLLTQCERFEFVRGFCFNLPSKKPMLSIAPEHLIDKPGAVAGRPVAALINDCISELYRRMDRDRYIVIGAGGVFTAQDAYEKIRLGASLVQVYTSMIYEGPSVVKHICTGLADLLKRDGFQHVSEAVGSAHS
- a CDS encoding arylsulfatase, which codes for MSIKSIVWIVVCLSSVTVAVAAEPRPNVILVMTDDQGWAEVGFHGNEVLKTPNLDRFAAEGTELTNFYVSPMCTPTRSSLMTGRYHFRTGAHDTYIGRSNMNPEETTIAEVFAGAGYRTGIFGKWHLGENFPMRAEDQGFQKVVVHGGGGIGQFADYPGNTYWDPTLQYNDSFKKAKGYCTDVFIDESIQFMKDSGEQPFFCYLPLNVPHSPFDVADEFRADYDNQNLADPDGRKWVAPIYGMITQFDGAFGRLLEAVEDMGQRENTIILFMSDNGPNSTYFTAGLRAKKGSVYENGIRSPFVIQWPKTLQGGRKFDTPAMHIDLLPTLADACGIGLPADLQVDGKSILGLLHGETQGFQQRYLFMQHNRANVPPKYENCMARRGPWKVVGDGGEPTGFELYNIEQDPGETRDLADKHPEIVKAFVREYEAWFDDVTTQLRRDNGVPYPTELNPEQKRDFRFTWQDWWGDKTGWRPNNYGRWRMSNPGLIERFDISIVPHRRHRKQAATVKFIWTDKTIVKELDNVPSQVELTDVRLAKGTGWMEAQLHIDGKMHAVQEVRIKPHSTANVK
- a CDS encoding ThuA domain-containing protein, encoding MTNQPNRPANERAHASRRRFIKTTSGLVAAGAAVSPTHGWSDEPADGSTRVLIIVGPSSHPPGTHEVEAGGRLMKHALEQMENLSGIQADVVEGWPDQSLRDAASTVVFIGDLFPPNRLPNPQQNLADLDEMMQRGVGIACIHYATGLLGEDVTSDGDHPLLRWMGGYFANRSCPHHESFARVFPEATITPAETDHPVTRGWKEFTLRDEPYFNNYFGTEGNQLAPKATVLATSMLPPEAPKGETVAWCIEREDTGRGFGVVMPHYYKNWRDEDLRRLILNGIVWSAKVEVPAEGVKTKSPNLADFNPKSV
- a CDS encoding serine/threonine-protein kinase, which produces MTVPSPHPDFENLDERETADENQVAGGDSGFSVADKDPSPLSSISAELITHPRYEVLEAIGQGGMGSVYKARHRLMDRLVAIKVIKPELIRNAKAIQRFQREVKAAARLVHPNIVTAFDAEQVGELHLLVMEHVDGIDLAELVKQRGRLSVPVACEYIAQVAAGLQHAFENGMVHRDIKPPNLMMSTSHESSGNNASKLSGVTIKILDFGLASFAVPDDSDENLQTASHSITAIGTFIGTPAYVAPEQAQDARQADIRSDIYSLGATLHFLLFGRPPNAPKKADGRDTNQANTESSEGLIDEDKIPDSLRDIIDRMMSPDPKDRFQTPDNVIQALTPFIAVARVPLSRSKDSGPTAISQRSANWWRIAGAALLAYCVIGFPLLMTTWLFDATPTGASVSNPRQTSKTPSPAILATDQRQRSVDAVDRLDVVRDSIIGQWKIEADRLLTPDYEQGLRAVLELPLEVPIQYDLRLVVTRRSDANKLYGGLNVALPFGDSKGMLAVGTHRDVGGCFIERIDGITRHESLPTWTEGFFFELNESRTVELSVREHEIVVLIDDIEAIRWSGDPNQIEMPPGWEIPDRRSIFLGATGEFAIDRIQFTPVLDSP